A portion of the Sulfurospirillum diekertiae genome contains these proteins:
- a CDS encoding aldo/keto reductase, protein MRFSHATPEATYGFAKRFAHYKDFYTRHDGLIFSKLGFGTFKKEPYKEENYIFDYKDALKTAIHYGVNVIDTAINYRYQQSEREIGEVLEELFERGDVKREELIICSKGGFVPLDFPFPENPYEWISEHILQKGLATSSDIELDQHCMTPAFLNDSLERSLVNLHVKCLDIYFLHNPETQLTKIGYNHFLKQLEEIFESFEARVREGKIKAYGIAVWNAFTYEEGNSEYINLEEVYDIARKVGGASHHFKYIQLPFNIAKTNAYSVPNQKNV, encoded by the coding sequence ATGCGTTTTTCTCATGCAACTCCTGAAGCGACTTATGGTTTTGCCAAACGTTTTGCGCATTACAAAGACTTTTATACAAGGCATGATGGACTTATATTTTCTAAACTTGGCTTTGGAACCTTTAAAAAAGAGCCTTATAAAGAGGAAAATTATATATTTGACTATAAAGATGCTCTCAAAACAGCCATACACTATGGTGTGAATGTCATCGACACTGCCATCAACTACCGTTATCAACAAAGTGAACGCGAGATTGGTGAAGTTTTGGAAGAACTTTTTGAGCGTGGTGACGTGAAGCGTGAAGAGCTTATCATCTGTTCGAAAGGTGGATTTGTACCGCTTGATTTCCCTTTTCCTGAAAATCCTTATGAGTGGATTAGTGAACATATTCTCCAAAAAGGTTTAGCGACTTCTTCTGATATTGAATTAGATCAGCACTGTATGACTCCTGCTTTTTTAAATGATTCGCTAGAACGCTCTCTTGTTAATTTACATGTAAAGTGTTTGGACATCTATTTTTTGCACAATCCAGAGACACAATTGACTAAAATTGGTTATAACCATTTTTTGAAGCAACTTGAAGAGATTTTTGAAAGTTTTGAAGCGCGTGTGAGAGAAGGTAAGATCAAAGCGTATGGCATTGCCGTATGGAATGCTTTTACGTATGAAGAGGGCAACAGCGAGTATATTAATCTTGAAGAAGTCTATGATATTGCACGTAAAGTTGGTGGTGCTAGCCATCATTTCAAATACATTCAACTTCCTTTTAATATTGCGAAAACGAACGCATACAGTGTCCCTAATCAAAAAAATGTCTGA
- a CDS encoding aminotransferase class I/II-fold pyridoxal phosphate-dependent enzyme, translating to MRCKEMSSFIVMDIVKEAEKFEDSIHFEIGQPDLPPSPKVKKALHVSIDENCFSYTQSHGLIALREKIAKHYATTYGVKIDIDQIFLTPGTSGAFLIAYALTLKGGATLGLSDPSYPCYKNFAHLLDIKPLFMPIGKEDDFELHVKDLTPHHLDALQISSPANPTGNIYKKENLKALVEYCETHNIAFISDELYHGLTYEENAHSALEFSKNVLVINGFSKYYCMPGQRLGWVIVPKEKVRHAEIVAQNLFISAPTLSQYGALEAFDETYLATIKAEFKARRDFLYTELSTLFEIDAKPEGAFYIWANISKYSDDSFAFAKELLENIHVATTPGIDFGSNDTSRYLRFAYTRNIKHMREGIERLRDYLSKRETLR from the coding sequence ATGCGTTGCAAAGAAATGAGTTCTTTTATTGTCATGGACATTGTCAAAGAAGCTGAAAAATTTGAAGATAGTATCCATTTTGAGATCGGTCAGCCCGATCTTCCCCCCTCCCCTAAGGTTAAAAAAGCGTTACATGTAAGCATTGATGAAAACTGCTTTTCGTATACACAAAGTCATGGACTTATTGCACTTCGTGAAAAAATAGCCAAACATTATGCTACAACCTATGGCGTTAAGATTGACATCGATCAAATCTTTTTAACGCCCGGAACCAGCGGTGCATTTTTGATCGCTTATGCGCTCACACTCAAAGGTGGCGCGACTTTGGGACTGAGCGATCCTTCTTACCCTTGTTACAAAAATTTTGCGCATCTTCTTGACATCAAACCTCTGTTTATGCCTATCGGTAAAGAGGATGATTTTGAATTACATGTAAAGGATTTGACACCGCATCATCTTGATGCACTTCAAATCTCTTCACCTGCCAATCCTACAGGAAATATTTATAAAAAAGAGAATCTTAAAGCACTCGTTGAATACTGTGAAACCCATAATATTGCCTTTATCTCCGATGAGTTGTATCATGGTTTGACCTATGAAGAAAATGCCCATAGTGCGCTTGAGTTTAGCAAAAATGTCTTGGTCATCAATGGCTTTTCCAAGTATTACTGCATGCCTGGACAGCGTTTGGGTTGGGTGATTGTGCCTAAAGAAAAAGTTCGCCATGCCGAAATCGTTGCGCAAAATCTTTTCATCTCCGCCCCAACACTGAGCCAATATGGAGCGCTTGAAGCCTTTGACGAAACCTACTTGGCAACCATCAAAGCCGAATTCAAAGCCCGCCGTGATTTTTTATACACCGAACTCTCCACACTTTTTGAGATCGACGCAAAACCTGAAGGTGCATTTTACATTTGGGCAAACATCTCAAAATACTCCGATGACAGCTTTGCTTTTGCGAAAGAACTTTTAGAAAATATTCATGTAGCAACGACACCAGGCATTGACTTTGGAAGCAATGACACAAGCCGTTACCTCCGCTTTGCCTACACACGCAATATAAAACATATGCGAGAAGGCATTGAGCGACTCAGGGATTATTTGTCCAAAAGAGAGACCCTACGATGA
- a CDS encoding CobW family GTP-binding protein, with amino-acid sequence MADAVVDENLSYTAPLPVTILTGFLGAGKTTLINYLLEHNHGERIAIIENEFGAVNVDGALLKKDSDVEIVELSNGCVCCSIRGELTQALHELLAKIDSGAFKADRLLLETTGLADPAPIVQAFFVDEIIRERIMLDAVITLVDSIHIIKQLDEHRVAASQIGFADRIILTKADSVDETHKERVLSRINAINSKAEIFEAFNGALPKEIWIGIGAFDLSDSLHVNQGFYQAKDVQNIQFKSFSAQKQTQSWNDDITSYVFEAGELDIKKIGAFMENLVEAYGNDMLRYKGVLAVSSDERRLIVQGVHKVVGFDFGTPFVGERKSLLVVIGRYLPYEKLKTEFLQTIAS; translated from the coding sequence ATGGCGGACGCTGTTGTTGATGAGAATTTAAGTTATACCGCACCCCTTCCTGTGACAATCCTTACGGGGTTTTTAGGAGCAGGCAAGACCACACTAATCAATTATCTTTTAGAACACAATCACGGTGAGCGTATCGCCATTATCGAAAATGAGTTTGGCGCTGTTAATGTTGATGGTGCACTGTTGAAAAAAGATTCTGATGTTGAAATCGTTGAACTCAGCAACGGCTGTGTCTGCTGTAGCATTAGAGGCGAGTTAACCCAAGCACTTCACGAATTGCTTGCAAAAATAGACTCTGGTGCTTTTAAGGCCGATCGCCTGCTTTTAGAAACAACAGGACTGGCTGATCCAGCACCCATCGTTCAAGCTTTTTTTGTTGATGAGATTATTCGTGAGCGCATCATGTTAGATGCGGTTATTACCCTAGTCGATAGCATTCATATCATCAAACAGCTTGATGAACATAGAGTTGCCGCTTCTCAAATTGGTTTTGCTGATAGAATTATTCTTACCAAAGCGGACAGTGTTGATGAAACACACAAAGAGCGTGTACTCTCACGTATCAATGCTATCAACTCCAAAGCCGAAATTTTTGAAGCCTTTAACGGTGCTTTACCCAAAGAGATTTGGATCGGTATTGGGGCGTTTGATCTCAGTGATTCTTTACATGTAAACCAAGGTTTTTACCAAGCTAAAGATGTCCAAAACATCCAATTCAAGAGTTTTAGTGCTCAAAAACAGACACAATCTTGGAATGATGATATCACTTCCTATGTCTTTGAGGCGGGAGAACTTGACATCAAAAAAATCGGTGCCTTTATGGAAAATCTTGTTGAAGCGTATGGCAACGATATGCTACGTTACAAAGGTGTCCTAGCGGTTTCTAGCGATGAGCGACGGTTAATTGTTCAAGGGGTACACAAAGTCGTTGGCTTTGATTTTGGAACACCTTTTGTGGGTGAGCGCAAATCTTTACTTGTCGTCATTGGTCGTTATCTGCCTTACGAAAAGCTCAAAACCGAATTTCTCCAAACCATAGCTTCGTAA
- a CDS encoding SIR2 family protein, producing the protein MKKSELEAQIKEGRLIPFIGMGVFKETKTEDGEQIPFDSDSMILRLNGGRAMSQRLMYEYSRAAMSLEQRKGRPFIEQMTNHIFTFKPYPLPAVYTWLKTLMPRYVIDLNLDDSLLKLYADRDHFLVTGVSRIMAGYDRFLVYMYMASSQEYKRVDKELLSQMLPILFKPLGCTVPEKSFIISDADFVDWLTEAMGGYALPPFLKTFKNDKSYLFLGIDFDRDTYRMVANEVTLGLSGGYLVNDKEEMSKKEEKFLTSHKIEKLNTSLASFLKSDM; encoded by the coding sequence GTGAAGAAGAGTGAATTAGAAGCACAAATCAAAGAGGGTCGTTTGATTCCATTTATTGGAATGGGTGTCTTTAAAGAGACTAAAACAGAAGATGGTGAGCAAATACCATTTGATAGTGATTCAATGATCTTGCGTTTAAATGGTGGTCGCGCAATGTCTCAACGTTTGATGTATGAGTATTCTCGTGCAGCGATGAGTTTGGAACAACGCAAAGGGCGACCTTTTATTGAGCAGATGACCAATCATATTTTTACGTTTAAACCTTATCCCCTTCCCGCAGTCTATACGTGGCTTAAAACATTAATGCCTCGTTATGTGATTGATCTTAATTTAGATGATTCACTTTTGAAGCTTTATGCGGATAGAGACCATTTTTTAGTGACTGGAGTGAGCCGTATTATGGCAGGGTATGATCGCTTTTTGGTTTACATGTACATGGCTTCAAGTCAAGAGTATAAACGTGTAGATAAAGAGTTACTAAGCCAAATGTTACCCATTCTCTTTAAGCCTTTGGGTTGCACCGTACCTGAAAAAAGCTTTATTATTAGTGATGCAGACTTTGTGGATTGGCTTACCGAAGCCATGGGTGGCTATGCTCTTCCTCCTTTTTTAAAAACGTTTAAAAACGACAAAAGTTATCTTTTCTTAGGAATTGATTTTGACCGTGATACCTATAGAATGGTGGCAAATGAAGTTACATTAGGATTGAGTGGTGGCTATTTAGTCAATGATAAAGAAGAGATGAGTAAAAAAGAAGAGAAGTTTTTAACATCCCATAAAATTGAAAAGCTTAACACTTCGCTAGCATCTTTTTTAAAGAGTGATATGTAG
- a CDS encoding HdrB C-terminal domain-containing protein, translating to MKSYLLFDAIIHREKTAPLITSAKKLIEFLEIDAISFKGAKNDLGSEYMGLDRLKFLEHYAYNLTLAAEQKRDILCFEQSSLVCHAHTKEILLNDPNLKFEIALRLEKHNLSLNLNANVISLEELLIEEIGTEKLTSLLKKPFSNFQTALFLGSNSCRAKKYRKEELFTQLFNLIKLNQIKHASTFESDGFEVYDASPLLAKKLASKVMLDLFDNAADFVLVSDARSFIMFDFYQKELEKIAGREIGLSVLSLPELLLLAFGETHKKSIGLDQHKVAITLI from the coding sequence ATGAAAAGTTATCTTCTTTTTGATGCTATTATTCACCGTGAAAAAACTGCACCCTTGATCACATCAGCGAAAAAACTCATCGAATTTTTAGAGATAGATGCCATCTCCTTCAAAGGGGCAAAAAATGATCTTGGAAGCGAATATATGGGACTTGATCGTCTCAAGTTTTTAGAGCATTATGCGTACAATCTTACATTGGCAGCTGAGCAAAAACGTGATATTCTCTGTTTTGAACAAAGCTCTCTTGTGTGCCATGCCCATACCAAAGAGATTTTACTCAATGATCCTAATCTTAAATTTGAAATTGCATTGCGATTGGAAAAACACAATCTTTCTCTCAACCTCAATGCCAATGTCATTTCACTAGAAGAACTTCTTATAGAAGAGATTGGCACTGAAAAACTAACAAGTTTGCTCAAAAAACCATTTAGCAACTTTCAAACAGCTCTTTTTTTAGGCTCAAATTCTTGCCGTGCAAAAAAATACCGCAAAGAAGAGCTTTTCACCCAACTCTTTAATCTCATCAAACTTAACCAAATTAAACATGCAAGTACGTTTGAAAGCGATGGTTTTGAAGTCTATGATGCTTCGCCTCTTTTGGCCAAAAAACTTGCTTCGAAAGTAATGCTTGATCTGTTTGACAATGCTGCTGATTTTGTACTCGTGAGTGATGCCCGCAGCTTTATCATGTTTGATTTCTATCAAAAAGAGCTTGAAAAAATTGCTGGTCGAGAGATCGGCTTGAGTGTTTTAAGCCTCCCAGAACTCCTTCTTCTCGCTTTTGGCGAAACACATAAAAAGAGTATTGGACTCGACCAACACAAAGTTGCCATTACACTTATCTAA
- a CDS encoding YbdD/YjiX family protein — protein sequence MFENLAKAGKYLGQAARLMVGVPDYDTYVQHIRLTHPEQTPMSYEEFYRERVEARYGGKNGGRCC from the coding sequence ATGTTTGAAAACCTTGCAAAAGCTGGAAAATATTTGGGTCAAGCCGCACGTTTAATGGTGGGAGTGCCTGATTATGACACGTATGTACAACATATCCGTCTAACGCATCCTGAACAAACACCTATGAGTTACGAAGAGTTTTACAGAGAAAGAGTTGAAGCACGTTATGGAGGCAAAAATGGCGGACGCTGTTGTTGA
- the nifT gene encoding putative nitrogen fixation protein NifT: MAKVMLREENGEICFYIAKKDMEETITKIEFSSEENWGGEVVLSNGETWWIQPGRKSLPKEEVCKKLSD; encoded by the coding sequence ATGGCAAAAGTAATGCTAAGAGAAGAAAATGGGGAAATCTGCTTTTATATCGCAAAAAAAGATATGGAAGAAACAATTACAAAAATTGAGTTTAGTTCAGAAGAAAATTGGGGTGGCGAAGTCGTGCTAAGTAACGGTGAGACATGGTGGATTCAGCCAGGTCGTAAGAGTCTTCCAAAAGAGGAAGTCTGCAAGAAATTATCGGATTGA
- a CDS encoding class II SORL domain-containing protein, whose amino-acid sequence MPKINRYVDIDTVEREARKDYIDRHSPFITAAATAKQNSPFKVTVKVGNAYTHPDDFDHYIANVQLFNGDVLLARADFIAGTLGGQDKKGQAEVTFTIVPTGKKLNLVAQSYCTKHGVWESDPVEVTVEE is encoded by the coding sequence ATGCCAAAAATCAATCGTTATGTTGATATTGACACTGTTGAGAGAGAAGCACGTAAAGATTATATCGATAGACACTCTCCATTCATCACAGCTGCTGCAACAGCTAAACAAAATTCACCGTTTAAAGTGACTGTAAAAGTTGGAAATGCTTATACTCACCCAGATGATTTTGATCATTACATTGCCAATGTACAACTTTTCAATGGAGATGTACTTTTAGCACGTGCTGATTTTATTGCTGGAACCCTTGGTGGACAAGATAAAAAGGGACAAGCAGAAGTGACTTTTACCATCGTTCCAACAGGTAAAAAACTGAACCTCGTTGCACAAAGCTACTGTACAAAACATGGTGTTTGGGAAAGTGATCCTGTCGAAGTAACTGTCGAAGAATAA
- the cstA gene encoding pyruvate/proton symporter CstA — protein sequence MSTNSTSTSTKIAWLFVAILGAFAFGYIALNRGESINAMWVLTASVCVYLIGYRFYSLYIADKVLKVDATRMTPAFRHNDGLDYVPTNKVILFGHHFAAIAGAGPLVGPVLAAQMGYLPSMLWILIGVVIAGAVQDYMVLFVSTRRDGRSLGELVKEEMGTIPGVIALIACFMIMIIILAVLAMVVVKALTHSPWGTFTVAFTIPLAFIMGIYLRFIRPGKILEASVFGIAGLIFGIILGGQVAVSPTWSPFFDLSGVTLTWALVIYGFVASVLPVWLLLAPRDYLSTFLKIGAIVGLAIGIVIMMPMMQMPSVTKYAFDSHGPVWAGTLFPFLFITIACGAVSGFHALISSGTTPKMLANETQARMIGYGGMLMESFVAMMALISASIIDPGVYFAMNSPMGALNPTGLADIAAAASSTVSTWGFVITPDILTQIAADVGEKSIISRAGGAPTLAVGMAHIIHGALGGLGSMSFWYHFAILFEALFILTAVDAGTRSARFMLQDLLGLINPNLKRTNSWFANLLATALVVASWGYFLYVGVVDPLGGINTLWPLFGITNQMLAAIALMLCTVVLFKMKQQAFAWVSIVPTIWLVICTMSAGWLKAFSSDPAISFFAKANQLQALLASGNFKPNAVFKSQEAVERVIFNNQLDGILIIGFMVVVVVMIGFTLQACFKALASDKPTAVEVPYAPMPANAEAIVSGTAH from the coding sequence ATGTCGACAAACAGTACAAGCACTTCAACGAAGATCGCTTGGTTATTTGTAGCCATTTTAGGCGCTTTTGCGTTTGGCTATATTGCGTTAAATCGAGGTGAATCGATTAATGCTATGTGGGTATTGACCGCATCGGTGTGTGTCTATTTAATTGGATACCGCTTCTACAGCCTTTACATCGCGGACAAGGTTTTAAAAGTTGATGCGACACGTATGACGCCAGCATTTCGCCATAATGATGGACTTGATTATGTCCCAACCAACAAAGTCATTCTCTTTGGTCACCACTTTGCAGCCATCGCAGGTGCTGGTCCACTTGTTGGACCCGTTTTAGCGGCACAAATGGGTTACCTACCAAGTATGCTTTGGATCTTAATTGGTGTTGTTATAGCGGGTGCTGTACAAGACTATATGGTTCTCTTTGTTTCCACAAGACGCGATGGTAGATCACTCGGTGAGCTTGTCAAAGAAGAGATGGGAACAATCCCTGGTGTTATTGCTTTGATCGCTTGTTTCATGATCATGATCATTATCTTAGCTGTCCTTGCAATGGTTGTTGTTAAAGCTCTTACACACAGTCCTTGGGGAACCTTTACCGTTGCATTTACAATCCCACTTGCTTTCATTATGGGTATTTACCTCCGCTTTATTCGTCCAGGTAAAATTCTTGAAGCTTCAGTGTTTGGTATTGCAGGTCTTATCTTTGGAATTATCCTTGGAGGACAAGTTGCAGTTAGCCCAACATGGTCGCCTTTCTTTGATCTTAGCGGTGTTACTTTAACATGGGCGTTGGTTATTTATGGTTTCGTAGCTTCCGTACTTCCTGTATGGCTACTCCTAGCCCCTCGCGATTACCTTTCTACTTTCTTAAAAATTGGTGCTATTGTTGGCTTAGCCATTGGTATTGTCATCATGATGCCTATGATGCAAATGCCTTCTGTTACCAAATACGCTTTTGATAGTCATGGTCCAGTATGGGCAGGAACACTCTTCCCATTCTTGTTTATTACGATTGCTTGTGGTGCCGTTTCTGGTTTCCATGCTCTTATTTCATCAGGTACAACACCCAAAATGCTTGCAAATGAAACTCAAGCACGTATGATTGGGTACGGTGGTATGCTTATGGAATCCTTCGTTGCAATGATGGCGTTGATTTCAGCATCAATCATTGATCCAGGTGTTTACTTTGCAATGAACTCTCCTATGGGTGCTCTTAATCCAACTGGATTGGCAGATATTGCAGCTGCAGCTTCTTCAACTGTGAGTACGTGGGGATTTGTTATCACTCCTGATATTCTAACTCAAATTGCTGCCGACGTGGGTGAGAAAAGTATTATCTCTCGTGCAGGTGGTGCACCGACACTCGCTGTTGGTATGGCGCATATCATTCATGGTGCTCTTGGTGGACTTGGCTCTATGTCTTTCTGGTATCACTTTGCCATTTTGTTTGAAGCACTCTTCATCTTAACAGCAGTTGATGCAGGAACACGTTCAGCACGCTTTATGTTACAAGACTTACTCGGACTCATCAATCCAAACCTTAAACGTACGAACTCATGGTTTGCAAACCTACTTGCAACGGCCTTGGTTGTTGCTTCATGGGGTTACTTCCTCTATGTTGGTGTTGTTGATCCATTGGGCGGTATTAACACCTTATGGCCACTCTTTGGTATTACCAACCAAATGCTAGCCGCAATTGCCTTGATGCTGTGTACTGTGGTACTTTTCAAAATGAAACAACAAGCCTTTGCTTGGGTTTCCATTGTGCCAACGATTTGGTTGGTGATTTGTACGATGAGTGCTGGTTGGTTGAAAGCATTTAGTTCTGATCCCGCCATCAGCTTCTTTGCAAAAGCAAACCAACTACAAGCACTCCTTGCAAGTGGTAATTTTAAACCCAATGCTGTCTTTAAATCTCAAGAGGCTGTTGAACGCGTTATCTTCAACAATCAATTGGATGGTATTTTGATCATTGGATTTATGGTTGTTGTCGTCGTCATGATTGGCTTTACACTCCAAGCGTGCTTTAAAGCACTTGCATCTGATAAACCAACAGCTGTTGAAGTTCCTTATGCTCCAATGCCTGCCAACGCAGAAGCAATTGTGAGTGGTACTGCACACTAA
- a CDS encoding sigma 54-interacting transcriptional regulator — translation MVQFDAKCGDCLTTRELMTLYETATVVSNSLDLVASLEKALLILKNRLHLEKCVIHTLGEDSLLTVYAGIDFSKHQKELATYKLGEGVTGYAAESKEPVVIENLHNDMMFLNKSGNRDQNAISYIAVPMLVDQEVIGVLGANITKTTAINFESTIRVLTILSSIFAQSIRSHDINLKEKERLKELKLYYKMEWDSKVHNFGDIIGESPKMKMVYNVVERIAESNVTVLVRGETGTGKELVAAAIHKRSKRRDEPFVKLNCAAITDTLIESELFGHEKGAFTDAKDARKGRFELADGGTLFLDEIGDISSSAQVKLLRVLQEREFERVGGSKTIKVNVRLVAATNRNLEEMVKNGTFREDLYYRLNVIPIDLPALCERGDDIPLLVNFFLQKSMSNHKKRVVITDEAMDILCQYTWPGNVRELENTVERIVLMGSEDGITADEMLLLLPAFNQKLMCQRRIMSEEE, via the coding sequence ATGGTTCAATTTGATGCTAAGTGTGGAGATTGCCTCACTACCAGAGAACTCATGACACTCTATGAGACAGCAACGGTCGTTTCTAACTCATTAGATTTAGTTGCTTCACTCGAAAAAGCATTACTTATTTTAAAAAATAGATTACATTTAGAAAAATGTGTGATTCATACGCTGGGTGAAGACAGTCTTTTAACGGTTTATGCTGGTATTGATTTTAGTAAACATCAAAAAGAATTAGCAACCTATAAATTGGGCGAAGGTGTGACAGGATATGCTGCCGAGAGTAAAGAACCTGTCGTCATAGAAAATTTACATAACGATATGATGTTTCTCAATAAATCAGGTAATCGTGATCAAAATGCCATTTCATATATCGCTGTTCCCATGTTAGTTGACCAAGAAGTGATTGGAGTATTGGGTGCAAATATAACCAAAACAACCGCCATTAATTTTGAAAGTACCATTCGTGTTTTAACGATTTTAAGTTCAATTTTTGCTCAGTCTATCAGGTCACATGACATCAATCTTAAAGAAAAAGAGCGTTTAAAAGAGCTCAAACTTTATTACAAGATGGAATGGGACTCTAAGGTACACAATTTTGGGGATATTATTGGTGAGAGCCCAAAAATGAAGATGGTATACAACGTTGTTGAACGTATTGCTGAGAGCAATGTGACTGTTTTAGTGCGTGGTGAGACAGGAACAGGAAAAGAGCTTGTTGCCGCTGCTATTCACAAACGTTCTAAACGTCGCGATGAGCCTTTCGTCAAACTTAATTGTGCTGCTATTACTGATACTCTTATTGAAAGTGAGCTTTTTGGACATGAAAAAGGAGCTTTTACCGATGCGAAAGATGCACGTAAAGGGCGTTTTGAATTGGCCGATGGTGGAACACTCTTTCTAGATGAAATTGGTGATATTTCTTCTTCGGCTCAAGTGAAGCTTTTACGTGTTTTGCAAGAACGTGAGTTTGAGAGGGTAGGTGGCAGTAAAACGATTAAAGTCAATGTGAGACTGGTTGCTGCAACCAATCGAAATCTTGAAGAGATGGTTAAAAATGGTACCTTTAGAGAAGATTTATATTATCGTCTGAACGTCATTCCTATTGATTTACCTGCCCTTTGTGAGCGTGGTGATGATATTCCACTTCTAGTCAATTTCTTTTTGCAAAAATCGATGAGCAACCACAAAAAACGTGTTGTTATTACCGATGAAGCAATGGACATACTCTGCCAATATACATGGCCTGGTAATGTGCGGGAACTTGAAAATACCGTTGAGCGAATAGTGCTTATGGGGAGTGAAGATGGCATAACTGCTGATGAGATGTTACTACTACTTCCCGCCTTTAATCAAAAATTGATGTGTCAACGAAGGATCATGAGTGAAGAAGAGTGA
- a CDS encoding L-aspartate oxidase, translating to MTYDVVVIGSGIAGLMAAIEAKSETNSVAIITKSNIFKSNSAVASGGINAVLDEKNEVEIQKHIDDTMKSSKELGNKKAISYLCHQAPLIIKKLEAYGVAFDRDENGKILQRSFGGGSSKRTCFVGDSTGSAITQALIKKAKLVGVDFLVNHFVMDITKIEEYISGVVALKKLDSTVTVYPAKAVVFAGGGYAGIYRGFSTNAQDCTGDLLSIALRAGMSLKDMEFVQFHPTGFAKTSYLVSEAARGEGGYLVNSEGERFVNELGTRDVLARAIFEQIRSGQKVYLDMRHISKDILETRVPSLYKSAYTQVGVDLSCELLEIKPVAHYSMGGIASSLTSSEVKGLFICGECAALGVHGANRLGGNSLLEGAVFGELAGKKAREYAFNKEFLPIDYNVVIKNMDLVQRIFDGDCSKNFNAMRISVGKIMFDKAGIFRNESSLQEAFDYMKYLRLESNTLHCIDKGKHNNVELISILELRNALELSEAIILSAMQRRESRGAHFREDFAFTCKEGKDHVLIKELQKGFFKVHYEESGLTKWLKKILT from the coding sequence ATGACATATGATGTAGTCGTAATTGGCTCAGGGATCGCAGGTCTCATGGCGGCAATCGAAGCAAAAAGTGAAACGAACAGTGTCGCTATCATTACTAAAAGCAATATTTTTAAATCTAATAGTGCCGTTGCCAGTGGCGGTATTAATGCTGTTTTAGATGAAAAAAATGAGGTCGAGATTCAAAAACACATCGATGACACGATGAAAAGTTCCAAAGAGCTTGGAAACAAAAAAGCGATCAGTTACCTTTGCCATCAAGCACCGTTAATTATCAAAAAATTAGAAGCGTATGGTGTAGCGTTTGACCGTGATGAAAATGGGAAAATTTTACAACGCAGTTTTGGTGGTGGAAGTTCTAAACGTACCTGCTTTGTCGGTGATAGCACAGGTTCAGCCATTACTCAAGCACTCATTAAAAAAGCAAAACTGGTGGGTGTTGATTTCTTAGTCAATCACTTTGTGATGGATATTACCAAAATAGAAGAGTATATCAGTGGTGTAGTTGCACTTAAAAAACTCGACTCTACCGTAACGGTTTATCCTGCCAAAGCGGTGGTGTTTGCGGGTGGTGGCTATGCTGGAATTTACAGGGGATTTAGCACCAATGCACAAGATTGTACAGGAGATCTTTTAAGTATAGCGCTTCGTGCGGGGATGAGTTTAAAAGATATGGAGTTTGTGCAGTTTCATCCGACAGGTTTTGCAAAGACCAGTTATTTGGTGTCTGAGGCAGCACGCGGGGAAGGTGGGTATTTAGTTAACAGTGAAGGTGAACGCTTCGTCAATGAACTAGGAACACGTGATGTACTTGCACGCGCTATTTTTGAACAGATTCGATCCGGTCAAAAAGTCTATCTTGATATGCGTCATATCTCCAAAGATATTTTGGAAACACGCGTTCCTTCCTTATACAAAAGTGCCTATACCCAAGTTGGCGTCGATTTGTCTTGTGAGCTTTTAGAAATTAAACCTGTTGCACACTACAGTATGGGAGGAATTGCTTCTTCGTTGACTTCAAGTGAAGTCAAAGGGCTTTTTATTTGTGGTGAATGTGCTGCACTTGGTGTTCATGGTGCCAATCGTTTGGGTGGTAATTCACTCTTAGAAGGTGCTGTTTTTGGGGAACTCGCAGGTAAAAAAGCGAGGGAGTATGCGTTTAATAAAGAGTTCTTACCCATTGATTACAACGTAGTGATTAAAAATATGGATTTGGTACAACGCATTTTTGATGGGGATTGTTCCAAAAACTTCAATGCAATGCGTATCTCTGTGGGGAAAATTATGTTTGATAAAGCAGGAATTTTCCGTAATGAAAGCTCTTTGCAAGAGGCGTTTGATTATATGAAATACTTACGTCTTGAATCAAATACTCTGCATTGTATTGATAAAGGCAAGCACAATAACGTCGAGCTCATCTCCATTTTAGAGCTTAGAAATGCGCTTGAACTCTCTGAAGCTATCATCCTCTCAGCCATGCAACGACGAGAGAGTAGGGGGGCACATTTTAGAGAAGATTTTGCCTTTACATGTAAAGAGGGAAAAGATCATGTTCTGATTAAAGAACTTCAAAAAGGGTTCTTTAAAGTGCATTATGAAGAAAGCGGATTGACCAAATGGTTGAAAAAAATCTTAACATAA